CTATATTCTTACTCATAATAGACTGTTTTTGATTTGTTTGTGAAAAAATTTGAATTGGGTTTGTTAGTACAATTCCTGTAGCTGCTAGGGAAACTTTCTGAATGAACTCCCTTCTTGATTTATTTGTATTTGACTTTTTCATAGTTTCTTTATTTTAAGTTGAGTATGGATTGATTAATAACACTCTTTATTCTAATTCAAATTTTACAGTTACAGTAGCTAAACCCAACGCATCAGTTAACCCTTGTGTGTCATTTATTTTTCCGATTTTGGTGTAGTTATATGAAGTTGAAAATGTTTTATAAAATAGTACCAAAGTATTTGAGCCATACAGCATCAAATCGCCGTTTTGTATAGTTGTAGGGTTAGAAGCATTAGTGGGCAAATTTTCTGCTAAATCAGTATATTTTTCGTTATTGTTCAACTCCGTCATAGTGAGAGTCAAAGGCAACCGTTCGATAAAAGCTCTTGCTGTGGCATTGTCTTGGAGTGTAGCTAAAAAAGAAGATGTTCCAATAATAATTTTTAGTTTCATCGTATCTATATTTTCGGTTTCACTTTGATTTTTAATAGGTTGAATAGTATTCTCCTGTATACAAGCAAATAATTGTAAGCAAAAAAGGCTCGTTAAAAGAAATATTATAGTTTTTATTATGTTGTTCATTCTTATATTGTTTTAATGACTTTTGCAGGAATTCCACCAACAACTGTGTTATTAGGCACATCTTTAGAAACTATTGCACCTGCTGCCACTACAGAGTTTTCACCAATTGTTACGCCTTGTAAAATGGTAGCATTTGCGCCTATCCAAACATTACTTTTAATATGAATTTTGCCTGTTGTTAGTGTTTGCCTGTCTTTAGCTGAAATGGGATGTCCTTCAGAAAGTAAACTGACTTTTGGAGCAAACATTACATTATCTTCAATGCTTATTCCACCTAAATCCAAAAAGGTGCAATCAAAATTGATGAATACGTTTTTACCTATTTTGGTGTTCTTTCCATAATTGATTTGAAAGGGTGGAAAAATGGTTGTAGTTTCACTTATTTGGGCACTTGTTATTTCGCTTAGAAATGCTCTCACATTATTTAAATCGCTTTCGTTGTTCAGTTTTACGAGCAATTGACGTGTATGACCACAAGCCTCTATAATTTTGAAATATTCTGGGTCATTGAATGGAATAGGCTCTCCATTTAATAGTCTCTGAAATATCGTTGTTTCTTTCATCTTGTTTGTTGTTTTTGTTTGAGATTACAAACTTATGGAAATAATTAATTACATTTGTTACACTATCTACGGGTATAATGTCAAATATTACTTATATTATAAAAATAGGTTTCAATGAATGGAAAAGAAGAAAAGTATCCACGTATTATTATATTGGAATTGTCAAACAAACAGGATTTTCCGAACAACTTTCAATTAAACTATCATACACATCTATTTTGCCATTGTGGTAGTCTCTCTTTTTTGTTCAACGACACAAAACTAAAATGTAAGAGCAATGAATTTGTATTTTGGTTTGCTAATAGTAAAGTAGAAGATTTAGAATTTTCAAAAGGCTTTAGAGCAACAGTTCTGCTCGTAGAAAATCAATTTTTGAATGATAATATACCTGACCAAAATTGGGGAATTGACGCTACATTGCATTCTCGCCAATATCCCTTAAAAAAGATAAATGATAAAAATGACAAGCAAAGAATACTATCAAACTTTCAACTGTTATATGACAAATTTCAGGACAAGGAACATCGTTTCTATAAAGAAGCTTTAAAATTGCAAATGCGACTTTTTATTCTTGAAATGTGGCATATATTTGCGAATGAGTATGAACGTAGAAAACGCACCTTGCAAATCGGAACGTTATACGAAAGGTTTATACATCTAGTTCAAGAATATTGTATGAAAGAACGTGAAGTACAGTTTTATGGCAATAAACTTAATATTACTGCTAAATATTTGAATTCCATTTGCAAACAAAATTCAGGTATTACTGCTTCGGAATGGATTCAGCGAAATACAAAAGAACGTATTGTACTACTTTTAGAAAACCCAAATTTGAATATAGCAGAAATTGCCGATGAAATGGAATTTTCAAGTCGGTCATTTTTTACTCGTTACACAAAAAAAGTTTTAGGTGTTACACCAAGTGAATATCGCAATCGGATGAAGTAGAAAAGGCAAAATTTATCTCTAAAACTTCCTTTTATTGGTCATCGTAACGGCTGTCAAAAGTAAAGACTCAACAACAGCAGTTTGAATGTTCAAAAATTAGAAGACAATACTTAAAACAAAAAAAATAAATGTGCTGATTTGTAAAACAAAAAACTACTTACCTCACATCACTTTAGAAACGGACAAGAGCCTATAAAAATAACCAATAAAAAAAG
This is a stretch of genomic DNA from Bernardetia sp. MNP-M8. It encodes these proteins:
- a CDS encoding sugar O-acetyltransferase, which produces MKETTIFQRLLNGEPIPFNDPEYFKIIEACGHTRQLLVKLNNESDLNNVRAFLSEITSAQISETTTIFPPFQINYGKNTKIGKNVFINFDCTFLDLGGISIEDNVMFAPKVSLLSEGHPISAKDRQTLTTGKIHIKSNVWIGANATILQGVTIGENSVVAAGAIVSKDVPNNTVVGGIPAKVIKTI
- a CDS encoding cyclophilin-like fold protein yields the protein MKLKIIIGTSSFLATLQDNATARAFIERLPLTLTMTELNNNEKYTDLAENLPTNASNPTTIQNGDLMLYGSNTLVLFYKTFSTSYNYTKIGKINDTQGLTDALGLATVTVKFELE
- a CDS encoding helix-turn-helix domain-containing protein, giving the protein MNGKEEKYPRIIILELSNKQDFPNNFQLNYHTHLFCHCGSLSFLFNDTKLKCKSNEFVFWFANSKVEDLEFSKGFRATVLLVENQFLNDNIPDQNWGIDATLHSRQYPLKKINDKNDKQRILSNFQLLYDKFQDKEHRFYKEALKLQMRLFILEMWHIFANEYERRKRTLQIGTLYERFIHLVQEYCMKEREVQFYGNKLNITAKYLNSICKQNSGITASEWIQRNTKERIVLLLENPNLNIAEIADEMEFSSRSFFTRYTKKVLGVTPSEYRNRMK